The region TTCCTCAGCTGACACAGTCATCGCAGCCGTTGTTGCGCGAGCCGGATACTCCAGACTTGGGGCAGCTGCCCGAGCCGATTCAGCAGCCGCAACCAATCCAGCAGCCCCAGCAGCAGTCGCAGCCGATCCAGCAGCCGGCCAACCTGCTTCCGCCCAGCTTCGAGCCCAAACCGATTACTGCGGAGATTTCGCTTGTCGCCGACCCGGCTACCGGGGAGGTGCGCTGATGATGTGGATGATCTGTCTGTTCGGCGGTCTGGGCGCCATGGCCCGTTACGTGCTCGACGTGTCAATTCAACGAGGCTGGAACCGCGAGAATCGGAGAACGAGCCGCAACTTCCCGCTATCCACGCTCGTCATCAACGGCGTCGCCTCGCTATGCGCAGGCATCGCCATGATGTCCTACTATTCGCAATCGGTGGATATGGACACGGTCATGATGTTCGTTGTCGGATTTCTCGGTGGTTTCTCAACATTCTCCACGGCGCTCAACGAAGTGGTTTCATTGATTCGCCAGCGTCGTTTTACGCTGGCTCTGGGCTATGGAATAGCAACCGTCGCGGTGCCTCTCATTTGCGTGGCCACCGGTTTCGGCATTGCGCTGCTCGCCAATCCGGCGTAATTTTCACGTTACGCGGACGGTCGCTGAGTAGCGTGAAAGAAATCTGAGCGCAACCGCCATCAAGGCCGCCAGTCCGGATGCAACGCTGGTGATTGCATTCGACCAGACCAAGCCGCTGCTGAAGGATGGCAAGGATATCCAGTATCAGGGCCAGACCGGTATCGGGCCGTTCAATAAGAACAATGATCCGAGTTCTGCGAATATCGGCGTCTACACCTTTGACAAAGACAACAAGCCGGTCTTTGACCACACGCAGTCTGGTGACGTTCCGACCGACTGATCGCGATGATCGCAATGTAGGCCATTATCAATACAAGAAGACGGCGCAAAGTGAGTGTGGATATCGCAAGCTTTGCGCCGTTTCTTTCGTTGTACGCAATTGTGATGTTTTGCAAGATGTTGCGCATGATATATATTCCATCGATGCGGTATCGAATGCAGTGCAAAAGTGGCCCATGAATGTGATTTCAAGAGGGCATCATGAAAATCACATGATGGAAATAAAGTTAGGGGTACCCGCGTCAAACGATATATACACCGGACTGTCGAACAGGTTCGAGAGAATGTAAATGAATGTAATATTAGCGGTAAGCACGTGAGAATACAGCGATAGAACAGTGATGACGGGGAAGGTGCGATCATGGTCGGTATGCGCGATGTGGCGAAGAAGGCCGGGGTGTCTCTGAGCACCGTCTCGCTGGTGGTGAACGGCAACGGGTACGTGTCTGATGACATGCGCGAACGTGTGCGCAAAGCCATGCAACTGCTCAATTATGTGCCGAACGAGCTTGCCCGCAATCTGTATCATGATCGTACGAATCTGGTCGGTGTCATCGTGCCCACCATCCGCCACCCGTTCTTTGCAACGTTTACCGCGCATCTGCAGCATGCGCTCGCTGCGCAAGGATTACGCACTATGCTGTGCTCTACCGCAGATGAGGCGGGCGGCGAAATCCAGTATGTCGACATGTTGCGTCGGCACATGATGGACGGCATCGTCATGTGTGCGCACACTTCGCATCCTGGCGATTATTGGACGTCGATTCATCGCCCGATCGTCGCGTTCGACCGTGTGCTTGGAGACGGTATTTCGTCGATCGGATCCGACCACGAGCAGGGTGGGCGATTGATTGCGCAGATGCTGATCCGCAATGGTGCCAAACATGTGGTGGTGATTGGCGGTCCGCGAGATCAATTCTTCGATTTGGCTGCGCGCGGAGAAGTCGAGGAAGGACCGTTCGATTTGGGAAAGACCACGTTCCCGACGGTGCGCTACTACCTCACGTTGGAACAGGAATTGACCTCCGTAGGCGTGAAATACGAGTATGTTGAAGCTGGCGAAGTGATGGATTTTGCCGGCTTTCATCGTGCGGTCAGCAATGCGCTCGACAAGGTGACGACCGACGGTGTCGATGCCGTGGTCAGTTCCGATATTGGTGCGTCGTTCTGCGTGCGCGAAGCGTTGAGCCGTGGAATTTCCATTCCTGACGAGCTGCAGATCGTTGCCTACGATGGTACGTATTTGACTGATTTGGCCGGCATGAAGCTGACCGCGGTCGCGCAGGATTTCGCGGCGATCGCACAGTCGGTGGCCGACCATATCGTGCAGGCTATTGCCAATGAGGAAGTGGCCGCGGCTAACGCTTCACGCAAGAACGTCCCCAAGCCGTTCGAGCCGAACGTGCTTATTCCCATGACGCTGGTGCCAGGCGATACCACGCGTTGATGCTGCGCGTCTTCATGCGTGTGCCCGGTGTGGATCGCATCGATTTCAGAGGCGTCCACAACCAGCGGACGCCCGTCGATAGTCGTGCTCATCATCCGACTTGTGCATATGTGTCCGATTCTGGAGAATCGGTCATGTGTGATGTGTGAGATGTTTGGATGTCCGATTCTGCAGAAACGGACACATTGGGGTCGGACAGGCTGGGTTGTGTAGAACACCGCATCAAACCGGTTCGACACGCGCATTTTGCGGTATTACTGGACATCAACGTCCCTTTCGAGGTAATATCAAACCGGTTCGATACATACAAGTATGTAAAAGCACGCATACACTGCGTACACATTGCACCTGCATCCATGAACCAAGGGAGGTCCCATGAAAAACAAAGTGCAGCTCATCGCTTACGCCGATCGTCTCGGCGATGGCACTCTTAGCTCGATGACCGACATCCTGCGCACCCGCTTCGACGGCGTGTATGACGGCGTGCATATCCTGCCGTTCTTCACTCCGTTCGATGGTGCGGATGCAGGCTTCGACCCGATCGACCACACCAAAGTCGACCCGCGTCTCGGCAGCTGGGATGACGTTGCTGAACTTTCCAAGACCCACGGCATCATGGTCGATGCCATCGTCAACCACATGAGCTGGGAATCCAAGCAGTTCCAAGACGTGCTTGAAAAAGGTGAGGAATCCGAGTATTACCCGATGTTTCTGACCATGAGCTCCGTCTTCCCGAACGGCGCCACCGAAGAGGATCTGGCCGGCATTTACCGTCCGCGCCCGGGCCTGCCGTTCACCCACTACAAGTTCGCCGGCAAGACCCGTCTGGTATGGGTCAGCTTCACCCCGCAGCAGGTGGACATCGACACCGATTCCGACAAGGGCTGGGAATACCTCATGTCCATCTTCGATCAGATGGCCGCATCCCATGTCAGTTACATTCGTCTCGACGCCGTCGGCTACGGCGCTAAGGAAGCTGGCACGAGCTGCTTCATGACTCCGAAGACGTTCAAGCTCATCTCCCGCCTGCGTGAAGAGGGTGTCAAGCGCGGTCTGGAAATCCTCATCGAAGTGCATTCCTACTACAAGAAGCAGGTTGAGATTGCATCGAAGGTCGATCGCGTCTACGATTTCGCGCTTCCGCCGCTGCTGCTGCATTCGTTGAATACCGGTCACGTTGAGCCGGTCGCGCATTGGACCGACATCCGTCCGAACAATGCCGTCACCGTACTCGATACGCATGATGGCATCGGAGTGATCGATATTGGTTCCGACCAGTTGGATCGTTCGCTCAAGGGGCTCGTGCCTGATGAGGACGTTGACAATCTCGTCAACACCATTCACGCGAACACGCACGGCGAATCGCAGGCCGCTACCGGCGCTGCCGCGTCCAATCTTGATCTGTATCAGGTCAACAGCACCTACTATTCGGCGCTGGGATGCAACGATCAGCACTATATTGCGGCTCGCGCAGTGCAGTTCTTCCTGCCAGGCGTTCCACAGGTCTACTATGTTGGCGCGCTTGCCGGCAAGAACGACATGGAGCTGCTGCGCAAGACCAACAATGGCCGCGATATCAATCGTCACTATTATTCCACTGCTGAGATTGATGAGAATCTGCAGCGTCCGGTGGTGAAGGCGTTGAATGCGCTCGCTAAGTTCCGCAATGAGCTTGACGCGTTCGACGGAGCCTTTTCGTACAGCGCCGACGGTGACACGTCCATCAGCTTCACGTGGAAGGGCGCAACTACCGAGGCTGCGCTCACGTTCGAGCCGGGTCGCGGTCTTGGTGTGGAGAACACCACGCCGGTCGCCACGCTCGCATGGCGTGATTCCGCGGGCGAACATCGTACGGACGATCTGATCACCAACCCACCGGTCGTCGCTTGATCGCGCGTGCATCCATAAATCTGTAATCGTCCTTCCTGCCACCTCTCCTTCAGGAAGGACGATTCGCATTCTGCTTCTCAAGAAATCGTTTTTCCCGAGAATCAGCTGAAATCCAAGCAAAAGCGGGTAAGGTGAGCGTACGTCAAAGATGTCAAAGCTCTTCGATTAAGACAACATATTTTTCACCATCATGGGCGTGCTGTTTGATACGCAATCTCAAGCAGTCGCTGCTGCCATGGCTTGTGTTCCTGTTGACGGCGGTTGTGCTGGTGATTGATGGGAGTCACGTTGCCGCAATACTGCTGCGCATGGATATACAACTGGATTTGCCGTCGCATGTTTCTGTTGCCTGACAGGACGTATTGATATGGTTGATTTCGCCGAAAGAATCGCTCGAATGCACTGTTGCAGTGTGTCCGGGCGATTTTCATATGTACTGAATATTCGTGTGACATTTCGAAAACGAGCAACGAAATAGAAGCAAGAACGAGAAGCGACAATATAAAACAAGAAAAACAGGAATAGAAACAAGAGATGACTGAAGACAATCAACATAATGCAGATGGGCAGCAGACTCCAATGCAGCCGCAGCCGCTGCCGGGCCAGGTATTTGTGCGCCCCGGCATCGATGACCGTCCCGATTACGAAAAAACGCTGACCGAAGAGGCCAAAGCGGCCCTGAAGCGCCTGGCCGTACAGCAGAATCCGCGCGTGCCCGAGGCCTCCAACGAGCGTCCGGAAGTGCAGCAGACCCTCATCAACACGGAAAGTGGCTCCCCGCTGACCGCGTTCGCCCATCTTGACGCCGCCGTGCCGAACCTCGAATCGTCGTTCCTTGACCTGCGTGATCCGATGACCGCGCCCGACGGCACTACGCCCACCAAGCCGCAGGTACATCGCCTCACCGCCGGCTTCGCGCTTGGTGCGCTGCTGTTCACCGCGCCGATGGCCGCGCTCAACTCCGTGCTCATTCCACAGACCATCAGCCGTCTTTCCGGCACCGACCGCGTCACCGATCTGGCGCTGCTCAGCGTCGTTGGCACGCTGCTGACGTTCCTGATGAACGCGTGGATTTCCGTCGGATCCGACCATTCGTACTGCCCGCTGGGCCGCCGCACCCCGTGGA is a window of Bifidobacterium catenulatum DSM 16992 = JCM 1194 = LMG 11043 DNA encoding:
- a CDS encoding fluoride efflux transporter FluC; the encoded protein is MMWMICLFGGLGAMARYVLDVSIQRGWNRENRRTSRNFPLSTLVINGVASLCAGIAMMSYYSQSVDMDTVMMFVVGFLGGFSTFSTALNEVVSLIRQRRFTLALGYGIATVAVPLICVATGFGIALLANPA
- a CDS encoding LacI family DNA-binding transcriptional regulator, with the protein product MVGMRDVAKKAGVSLSTVSLVVNGNGYVSDDMRERVRKAMQLLNYVPNELARNLYHDRTNLVGVIVPTIRHPFFATFTAHLQHALAAQGLRTMLCSTADEAGGEIQYVDMLRRHMMDGIVMCAHTSHPGDYWTSIHRPIVAFDRVLGDGISSIGSDHEQGGRLIAQMLIRNGAKHVVVIGGPRDQFFDLAARGEVEEGPFDLGKTTFPTVRYYLTLEQELTSVGVKYEYVEAGEVMDFAGFHRAVSNALDKVTTDGVDAVVSSDIGASFCVREALSRGISIPDELQIVAYDGTYLTDLAGMKLTAVAQDFAAIAQSVADHIVQAIANEEVAAANASRKNVPKPFEPNVLIPMTLVPGDTTR
- the gtfA gene encoding sucrose phosphorylase, with the protein product MKNKVQLIAYADRLGDGTLSSMTDILRTRFDGVYDGVHILPFFTPFDGADAGFDPIDHTKVDPRLGSWDDVAELSKTHGIMVDAIVNHMSWESKQFQDVLEKGEESEYYPMFLTMSSVFPNGATEEDLAGIYRPRPGLPFTHYKFAGKTRLVWVSFTPQQVDIDTDSDKGWEYLMSIFDQMAASHVSYIRLDAVGYGAKEAGTSCFMTPKTFKLISRLREEGVKRGLEILIEVHSYYKKQVEIASKVDRVYDFALPPLLLHSLNTGHVEPVAHWTDIRPNNAVTVLDTHDGIGVIDIGSDQLDRSLKGLVPDEDVDNLVNTIHANTHGESQAATGAAASNLDLYQVNSTYYSALGCNDQHYIAARAVQFFLPGVPQVYYVGALAGKNDMELLRKTNNGRDINRHYYSTAEIDENLQRPVVKALNALAKFRNELDAFDGAFSYSADGDTSISFTWKGATTEAALTFEPGRGLGVENTTPVATLAWRDSAGEHRTDDLITNPPVVA